One Kiritimatiellales bacterium genomic window carries:
- a CDS encoding glycoside hydrolase domain-containing protein, which produces MKRIMINLLFVMFMVFVSNPPAALSEDLLFHAGFEDSIDANFAGGSRAGRYMNVKEKPVFRPGKSDKGISVGRGQSAVIYQADGNIFSDEGSLTFWVKADEGKGWHNVRGSGGNYVFFRARAENKSDLLIYKYDHSATVWMFLRVYDDYGSVTTHNLVFPAFNEYEWNCIGMVWEKENGIEVYLNGVPVASNGDYQMPAELVEFSFGNPWAGAEDNRIQDELKIYSRAFNRFEMMDLYRTEAQIMHAQVIGVPPLSEPVTVDGVIDSDEWKNSVRFPLTYNASRGGPAHPLTWVNLGYDKEFLYFSLSTRIPDEALEDPERMLLRGALRSNETKHDTAVIFDDSYELRIAAFDPASDNTKDSVYRLVVNGINTHYDYELLPPKNHARLQWDPDWETASVLSSDRWQVEGKIPFSSFGNMPEAGDVWGISFFRIWWMLKEEINGLVPWGEIRSLGWRDAVDGMARMLFLTGNDPVLQIVSMDGLTVGEPDLKFTVRNQSAQSIDAQFNLCSANDEKLLEQRVALAGSEAQEISFSAPEFYNSAGAAELSVSVSAPDAASLFNMQFPVTREEGARITFKYYPSYEKIRIGANISSLGSAQNVSGVCALKKSTTEESVAQCEVIIKGSLAVAELDIHNVPAGLYTMELRLKNNESGQELTEERKFEKQPLPDWLGNTIGVTGVPVPWSPVELSENKIRIWGRDYVFGSLLPVAIDTQDTPLLTAPAYLTGVINKKSETLAAGENTVSSHTPEEICLAGSAAGNGWKFSSRSTVEFDGFCWTVLTLEAIEDIEVDQLSVTFPLAKEAMTLINPSDHSLITTGRLPQEGWKGAVRPLWLGDEDAGIHFIWEQADQWKGPVDEQIHVRCAGDNVTVQMNLIAERTVYKKGSIAEFPFGFQATPVKPIRKYRDWRIAADPATTAETNVTFVQMWTPNWSVSPDTGATAGATLYPMPKDNLAPLIRQLPDGRKLIQMPYNSLKNTWPKRPEFELFKDEWLLTWDKQINEVFEVACPAPSYRDYYMYTMNHLFEKTDVPGLYYDVSLPNHCANPMCKEHALDGLNFKATRALLRRVYSLAKSKDPDSIIVFHSSSWFHMPVLSFADMQIVGENFAALLDHKNNRGYEKTQLTLDAFRAAYRGDNLGHKTGFLPQFSRVGSIKWEEWNEIGSGHADYIIGMTLLHDALLWVAYFPKEFMAPLYDIFNQTGWGNDWEYIPYWTQQYTQTLPIDDTAVSFYKRPDGKQYMAVVFNATDQEQSLQLEIDLAAMGLSAANTSIQKMLPDHQEIPLKKSIQINMPQYSYQVYLLTDRIGE; this is translated from the coding sequence GTGAAACGTATAATGATAAATTTGTTGTTTGTTATGTTTATGGTGTTTGTTTCAAATCCACCGGCGGCACTATCGGAAGATTTGCTGTTCCATGCCGGATTTGAAGATTCGATTGATGCAAACTTTGCCGGCGGAAGCCGCGCCGGCAGGTACATGAATGTAAAAGAAAAACCTGTTTTCAGGCCGGGGAAGTCCGACAAGGGAATCAGTGTCGGTCGCGGACAGTCGGCGGTGATCTATCAGGCTGATGGCAATATATTTTCGGATGAAGGGAGCCTGACGTTCTGGGTTAAGGCTGATGAAGGCAAAGGCTGGCATAATGTTCGCGGTTCAGGAGGCAACTATGTTTTTTTCCGTGCACGTGCTGAAAATAAATCGGATCTGCTCATTTATAAATATGATCACAGTGCGACGGTCTGGATGTTTTTAAGGGTGTATGACGATTACGGTTCTGTGACAACTCATAATTTGGTTTTCCCGGCATTCAACGAATATGAATGGAACTGCATCGGCATGGTCTGGGAAAAAGAAAACGGTATTGAAGTTTACCTTAACGGGGTTCCCGTCGCTTCAAACGGCGATTATCAAATGCCGGCTGAGTTGGTGGAGTTTTCTTTCGGGAATCCGTGGGCGGGAGCGGAAGATAACCGGATTCAAGATGAGTTAAAAATTTACAGTCGTGCATTCAACCGGTTTGAAATGATGGATCTGTACCGGACGGAGGCACAAATTATGCACGCGCAGGTGATCGGTGTACCGCCGCTGTCTGAACCGGTTACTGTGGATGGAGTCATTGATTCTGATGAATGGAAAAACAGCGTGCGCTTCCCGCTAACGTATAATGCCAGCCGTGGCGGGCCGGCTCATCCGTTGACCTGGGTGAACCTTGGATATGATAAGGAATTTCTTTATTTTTCACTGTCCACTCGTATTCCGGATGAAGCACTCGAAGATCCCGAGAGGATGCTTCTTCGGGGAGCATTGCGCTCAAATGAAACTAAACATGACACGGCAGTAATTTTTGACGACAGTTATGAATTACGCATTGCCGCATTTGATCCGGCCTCGGATAATACTAAAGATTCTGTTTACCGTTTAGTTGTGAACGGAATCAATACGCATTACGATTACGAGCTGCTTCCGCCAAAAAACCATGCCAGATTGCAGTGGGATCCAGACTGGGAAACGGCTTCTGTGCTGAGCAGTGATCGCTGGCAGGTGGAGGGGAAAATTCCATTTTCCTCATTTGGAAATATGCCTGAAGCCGGCGATGTCTGGGGGATATCTTTTTTCAGAATATGGTGGATGTTAAAAGAAGAGATAAACGGGCTGGTTCCGTGGGGCGAGATACGTTCTCTTGGATGGCGCGATGCAGTTGACGGAATGGCACGCATGCTTTTTCTTACCGGAAACGACCCGGTTCTGCAGATCGTTTCAATGGACGGATTGACTGTCGGCGAACCGGATCTGAAATTCACCGTGCGGAATCAAAGTGCTCAGTCAATAGATGCACAATTCAATTTATGTTCCGCTAATGATGAAAAACTGCTTGAACAGCGCGTGGCGCTTGCCGGCAGTGAGGCGCAGGAAATTTCTTTTTCCGCGCCGGAATTTTATAACTCAGCCGGCGCTGCTGAACTTTCTGTCAGCGTTTCAGCACCGGATGCAGCTTCCTTATTTAACATGCAGTTTCCGGTAACCCGTGAAGAGGGTGCACGTATTACTTTCAAGTATTATCCTTCATATGAAAAAATCCGGATAGGTGCGAATATCTCTTCGCTGGGTTCTGCACAGAATGTCAGCGGTGTGTGCGCGCTGAAAAAAAGCACCACGGAAGAGAGCGTCGCTCAATGTGAAGTTATAATAAAAGGAAGTTTGGCTGTCGCGGAGCTGGATATCCATAATGTTCCGGCAGGACTGTATACAATGGAGCTCCGCTTAAAAAATAATGAGTCAGGACAGGAACTGACGGAAGAACGGAAATTCGAAAAACAGCCGCTGCCGGACTGGCTGGGTAATACAATCGGCGTTACCGGTGTTCCGGTTCCATGGAGCCCGGTTGAACTGTCGGAAAACAAGATCAGAATATGGGGTCGGGACTATGTGTTCGGCTCACTGCTCCCGGTAGCGATTGATACACAGGACACACCGTTGTTAACCGCTCCGGCGTATCTCACCGGTGTTATAAATAAAAAATCAGAGACACTTGCCGCCGGTGAAAACACGGTTTCATCACATACTCCGGAAGAGATCTGTCTTGCCGGCAGTGCGGCTGGAAACGGCTGGAAATTTTCAAGCCGCAGTACAGTTGAATTCGACGGGTTCTGCTGGACCGTGCTTACACTGGAAGCAATTGAAGATATTGAAGTTGATCAATTGTCAGTTACATTCCCTCTGGCAAAAGAGGCCATGACGCTGATTAATCCGTCTGATCACTCTCTGATTACAACCGGAAGGCTGCCGCAAGAAGGCTGGAAAGGCGCCGTCAGACCTCTTTGGCTCGGCGATGAAGATGCCGGCATACATTTTATCTGGGAGCAGGCTGATCAATGGAAAGGTCCGGTTGACGAGCAGATCCATGTACGGTGTGCCGGTGATAATGTTACGGTTCAAATGAATCTGATTGCTGAGCGGACGGTATATAAAAAAGGATCAATTGCCGAGTTTCCGTTTGGATTTCAGGCCACGCCGGTTAAGCCGATCCGTAAGTATCGTGACTGGCGTATTGCTGCAGATCCGGCAACAACTGCAGAAACCAATGTGACTTTTGTGCAAATGTGGACGCCGAACTGGTCCGTATCGCCGGACACCGGCGCCACCGCCGGTGCTACGCTGTATCCGATGCCGAAAGATAATCTCGCTCCGCTCATCAGACAGCTGCCGGACGGACGGAAGCTTATTCAGATGCCATATAACTCACTGAAAAACACCTGGCCGAAACGGCCGGAATTTGAACTGTTTAAAGATGAATGGCTGTTAACCTGGGATAAACAGATTAATGAAGTGTTTGAAGTTGCCTGTCCGGCTCCGTCCTATCGTGATTATTATATGTATACGATGAATCATCTGTTTGAAAAAACAGATGTCCCCGGACTGTATTATGATGTATCATTGCCGAACCACTGCGCGAACCCGATGTGCAAAGAGCATGCGCTTGACGGGCTGAATTTTAAAGCAACACGGGCTCTGCTGCGGAGGGTGTATTCATTGGCAAAAAGTAAAGATCCTGACAGTATCATCGTTTTTCACTCATCCAGCTGGTTTCACATGCCGGTATTAAGTTTTGCCGACATGCAAATTGTGGGAGAAAATTTCGCTGCACTGCTGGATCATAAAAATAACCGCGGCTATGAGAAGACACAGTTAACGTTAGATGCGTTTCGTGCTGCGTACAGGGGCGACAACTTAGGTCATAAAACCGGATTTCTTCCTCAATTCTCCCGTGTGGGGAGTATTAAATGGGAAGAGTGGAATGAAATAGGTTCAGGGCATGCGGATTACATTATCGGCATGACGCTCCTGCATGACGCCCTGTTATGGGTTGCTTATTTCCCGAAAGAATTTATGGCCCCGCTATATGATATATTTAATCAAACCGGCTGGGGAAATGACTGGGAATATATTCCGTACTGGACACAGCAGTATACTCAGACACTTCCGATCGACGATACCGCCGTCAGTTTCTATAAGCGACCGGATGGCAAACAGTATATGGCCGTTGTATTCAACGCAACAGATCAGGAACAAAGCCTGCAGTTAGAGATAGATCTTGCGGCCATGGGATTGTCTGCCGCAAATACCAGTATTCAGAAAATGCTGCCCGACCATCAGGAAATACCGCTTAAAAAAAGCATTCAAATCAATATGCCGCAGTATTCTTACCAGGTATATTTATTGACAGATCGTATAGGGGAATAA
- a CDS encoding PEP-CTERM sorting domain-containing protein (PEP-CTERM proteins occur, often in large numbers, in the proteomes of bacteria that also encode an exosortase, a predicted intramembrane cysteine proteinase. The presence of a PEP-CTERM domain at a protein's C-terminus predicts cleavage within the sorting domain, followed by covalent anchoring to some some component of the (usually Gram-negative) cell surface. Many PEP-CTERM proteins exhibit an unusual sequence composition that includes large numbers of potential glycosylation sites. Expression of one such protein has been shown restore the ability of a bacterium to form floc, a type of biofilm.), translating to MRVIVNMGLIISIAGMIQANLLVDPGFENEQLTKQSFITPGDTSTWIYAEPSADRGFKIVTQGTNKYMALSAPSGAGNSVLGIGQILNSSSLTGAFEFSFDVSYDTDRANAAYRVVVVGLNLNGTSKTLTGSLIDANALTVMDVVNTTDAMGIFRDADGVADGEILFDKMVSLGSGASSDWTTESGTFTITDAYDYIAVKILAVGFMNSGNTSGKTICFDNVVLVPEPATAGLFILSGIAACLSRKYIRR from the coding sequence ATGAGAGTAATCGTGAACATGGGACTGATTATAAGCATTGCGGGGATGATTCAGGCAAATCTACTGGTTGATCCCGGATTTGAGAATGAACAGCTTACGAAACAGAGTTTCATCACTCCAGGTGATACATCTACATGGATATATGCAGAACCCTCGGCTGATCGCGGATTTAAAATCGTTACGCAGGGAACTAATAAATATATGGCATTGAGTGCGCCGTCCGGCGCTGGCAATTCTGTGCTTGGAATAGGACAGATTTTGAACAGCAGTTCTTTAACCGGTGCGTTTGAGTTTTCTTTCGATGTATCGTATGACACTGATAGAGCCAATGCGGCATACCGGGTTGTTGTTGTCGGGCTTAACTTAAATGGAACAAGTAAAACCCTTACCGGCAGCTTAATTGATGCAAATGCCCTTACTGTCATGGATGTGGTGAATACGACCGATGCTATGGGCATTTTTAGAGATGCAGATGGCGTGGCTGACGGTGAGATTCTTTTTGATAAAATGGTAAGTTTAGGAAGCGGCGCATCCAGCGACTGGACAACGGAATCCGGTACTTTTACAATCACCGATGCGTATGATTATATCGCTGTGAAAATACTAGCTGTAGGATTCATGAATAGTGGTAACACTTCAGGGAAAACGATTTGTTTTGATAACGTTGTTTTAGTTCCTGAACCGGCAACCGCCGGGCTGTTTATTCTTTCCGGAATCGCGGCATGTTTATCACGTAAATATATTCGCCGGTAA
- a CDS encoding arylsulfatase, protein MNSIISSSLIAATAVSAGAENVQLPNIILILADDLGWGELGCYGQQKIKTPHLDAMAAEGMRFTQFYSSAPVCAPARYMLLTGKHAGHSYIRNNKKMDMPERRLANGALLYPGQLPMPADDITIAEMLKDAGYATACFGKWGLGVAGTSGDPLKQGFDRFYGYSCQAHAHNLYPAYLDRDGVPQLLDGTQYAPQLIADEMLQFIREKRNAPFFLYYATVLPHLALQVPEEYIKPYLDKWEEIPYTGQSYQPHPTPRACYATMISFMDRQVGRIFAQLKELNLDENTIVIFTSDNGTTFLGEQVDYTFFNSVGPLRGLKGDTFEGGVRIPFIARWPQKISAGTVSDFVGIQYDLMPTFAELTGVSVPPAADGISILPEMLGEPQQKTHDFLLWDYPGYSGQVAVRMGDWKLVKELILYQPDLPARLYNLKTDISESNDIAVQHPDIVAQMEEIILRERRKPEVESFRFGTYRD, encoded by the coding sequence ATGAACAGCATTATATCGTCTTCTCTAATTGCCGCTACCGCTGTTTCTGCCGGTGCGGAAAATGTGCAGCTTCCGAATATTATCCTGATCCTCGCTGATGATCTCGGTTGGGGCGAACTCGGCTGCTACGGCCAGCAGAAAATCAAAACGCCTCACCTTGATGCAATGGCGGCGGAAGGAATGCGGTTCACTCAGTTTTACAGCAGCGCACCGGTTTGTGCGCCGGCGCGCTATATGCTGCTCACCGGGAAACACGCTGGTCATTCGTATATTCGCAACAATAAAAAAATGGATATGCCGGAAAGACGGCTGGCCAACGGTGCTTTACTTTATCCCGGTCAACTGCCGATGCCGGCAGATGACATTACCATTGCAGAAATGCTGAAAGACGCCGGTTATGCCACGGCCTGTTTCGGTAAATGGGGGCTTGGTGTCGCCGGCACTTCCGGCGACCCGCTAAAACAGGGCTTTGACCGGTTTTACGGATACAGCTGCCAAGCGCATGCACACAATCTTTATCCGGCGTATCTGGATCGTGACGGCGTACCTCAACTGCTTGACGGCACACAATACGCGCCCCAGCTCATTGCCGATGAAATGCTGCAGTTCATTCGCGAAAAACGTAACGCACCGTTTTTTCTCTATTATGCTACGGTACTGCCGCACCTCGCATTGCAGGTTCCGGAAGAATACATCAAACCTTATTTAGATAAATGGGAAGAAATACCGTATACCGGACAAAGCTATCAGCCCCACCCGACGCCGCGCGCCTGCTATGCCACAATGATTTCTTTTATGGACCGGCAGGTCGGCCGGATATTCGCACAGCTAAAAGAGTTGAATCTTGATGAAAACACCATTGTGATCTTTACATCAGATAACGGTACCACGTTTTTAGGCGAGCAGGTTGATTACACCTTTTTCAACAGTGTCGGGCCCTTGCGCGGCTTGAAAGGAGATACTTTTGAAGGTGGTGTTCGCATTCCCTTTATTGCGCGCTGGCCGCAAAAAATTTCTGCCGGTACGGTTTCTGACTTTGTCGGCATTCAGTATGACCTGATGCCGACTTTTGCCGAATTAACCGGCGTCAGTGTGCCGCCGGCAGCGGACGGCATCAGCATTCTGCCGGAAATGCTCGGAGAGCCGCAGCAGAAAACACACGATTTTCTGTTATGGGACTACCCCGGGTATAGCGGACAGGTCGCCGTGCGCATGGGTGACTGGAAACTAGTAAAAGAATTGATACTCTACCAACCGGATTTGCCGGCCCGGCTTTATAACCTGAAAACAGATATCTCTGAATCAAACGATATTGCCGTGCAGCATCCAGACATCGTTGCACAAATGGAAGAAATTATTTTGCGCGAACGGCGGAAGCCGGAAGTCGAAAGTTTCCGCTTTGGAACATACCGTGATTAA
- a CDS encoding DUF6786 family protein, whose protein sequence is MLSLLKEYDAAVQTIRSGAGTIIVSPGLQGRIFCEVDGTFVHRLDEAILKNPDPVEFNNFGGNSLWPAPEGGAYAYNYLADGKWTVQPAMNRQPAQIIMSTAEQIEIAKDMQLSNRRGADIALRFFRRITPADIRELLNGYQLRGVAYCTDESLVPLAEYKLDDVVVSAWSLEQLPDADGVIAFGRVNGAVENCINADFYGNPHSRLSYYENGFRFELGAADRLQIGIKADSQPELIGSYNPARNMLVVRYTPVRHDGRYINIADNDQPAGVYFAADQFSIFNGATLGFHELETIAPMNSERGRLTGSRLQSTTIILQGKADQLKRCLHDFFKVTFVL, encoded by the coding sequence ATGCTGTCACTGTTGAAAGAATATGATGCCGCTGTGCAAACCATCCGTTCCGGCGCTGGAACAATTATTGTGTCGCCGGGATTGCAAGGCAGAATTTTCTGTGAAGTGGATGGAACATTTGTCCACCGGCTGGATGAAGCCATATTGAAAAATCCGGATCCGGTGGAGTTCAATAACTTCGGAGGAAATTCATTATGGCCGGCGCCCGAAGGCGGCGCGTATGCTTATAATTATCTGGCCGACGGTAAATGGACGGTACAGCCGGCAATGAACCGTCAGCCGGCGCAAATAATCATGTCCACTGCGGAACAGATTGAAATTGCAAAGGATATGCAGCTGAGTAACCGGCGCGGCGCAGATATAGCGTTGCGGTTTTTCCGGCGGATTACACCGGCGGATATCCGCGAACTGTTGAATGGCTATCAACTGCGGGGTGTGGCATATTGTACCGATGAATCGCTTGTGCCGCTGGCGGAATATAAGCTGGATGATGTTGTTGTGAGCGCCTGGTCGCTCGAGCAGCTGCCTGATGCCGACGGTGTGATTGCGTTCGGGCGGGTGAATGGCGCGGTAGAGAATTGTATCAACGCCGACTTTTACGGCAATCCGCACAGTCGCTTGTCATATTACGAAAACGGATTCCGGTTTGAACTCGGCGCCGCCGACCGGTTGCAGATCGGCATCAAAGCAGACTCTCAACCGGAACTGATCGGCTCCTACAATCCGGCACGCAACATGCTGGTGGTTCGTTATACGCCTGTGCGGCATGACGGCCGGTATATTAATATTGCGGATAACGATCAGCCTGCCGGTGTTTATTTCGCCGCCGATCAGTTTAGTATTTTTAATGGTGCAACACTCGGATTTCATGAACTTGAAACCATTGCCCCGATGAATTCAGAACGCGGCAGATTGACCGGAAGCCGGCTGCAGTCAACAACCATCATTCTGCAGGGCAAGGCAGACCAGTTGAAACGCTGTCTGCATGATTTTTTCAAGGTAACATTCGTACTATAA
- a CDS encoding polysaccharide deacetylase family protein, whose translation MRAVFGFDMETDIGSWTPWYNGFAAGSQAILDVLEKHGISATFFFTADAAHKNPDTVQKIIQAGHEIGCHTLHHETVGDALFEIPGALPLLPEEVPNRIKRATEEVEKATGIRPVSFRCPRLWGSTAVCNALEELGYIADATYPLYFYRKQLEPYHPSRTDWTKKGDMKLIELPNFADLSMTSTDPYGRDMDQWPIWRTESAAALIAHIDNYTGYCEQRGVTEPFLCFYMHPWEFAAMPEGLLHYGEGSVLPDPFLIKNCGDYATEQFDVLIDLLKARGAEFLQCKQISVL comes from the coding sequence ATGAGAGCAGTATTTGGTTTTGACATGGAAACGGATATTGGCAGCTGGACGCCCTGGTATAACGGTTTTGCCGCCGGATCTCAGGCGATTCTGGATGTATTGGAAAAACATGGAATCTCGGCAACATTTTTTTTTACTGCCGATGCCGCTCATAAAAATCCTGATACAGTTCAAAAAATCATTCAGGCGGGACATGAGATCGGCTGCCATACCCTGCATCATGAAACTGTCGGCGATGCGCTGTTTGAAATTCCCGGCGCACTGCCGCTGCTGCCGGAGGAAGTGCCGAACCGCATAAAACGTGCAACCGAAGAGGTTGAAAAAGCCACCGGTATCCGTCCGGTGTCATTCCGCTGCCCGCGGCTATGGGGTTCAACGGCGGTATGTAATGCACTGGAAGAGCTCGGGTATATCGCTGATGCGACCTATCCGCTCTATTTTTATCGCAAACAGCTTGAGCCCTATCATCCGTCCCGTACCGACTGGACAAAAAAAGGCGACATGAAATTAATAGAGTTGCCGAATTTTGCCGATTTATCAATGACGTCCACTGATCCGTATGGGCGTGATATGGATCAGTGGCCGATCTGGCGCACTGAAAGTGCAGCTGCGCTGATCGCGCATATCGATAATTATACCGGATATTGCGAACAGCGCGGTGTAACCGAGCCGTTCCTCTGTTTCTATATGCATCCCTGGGAATTTGCAGCAATGCCGGAAGGGTTGCTGCATTACGGCGAAGGGTCTGTCCTGCCGGATCCGTTCCTGATTAAAAACTGCGGCGATTATGCCACAGAGCAATTCGATGTGCTGATTGACTTGCTGAAAGCACGCGGCGCTGAATTTTTGCAGTGTAAACAAATCAGTGTATTATAA
- a CDS encoding PEP-CTERM sorting domain-containing protein (PEP-CTERM proteins occur, often in large numbers, in the proteomes of bacteria that also encode an exosortase, a predicted intramembrane cysteine proteinase. The presence of a PEP-CTERM domain at a protein's C-terminus predicts cleavage within the sorting domain, followed by covalent anchoring to some some component of the (usually Gram-negative) cell surface. Many PEP-CTERM proteins exhibit an unusual sequence composition that includes large numbers of potential glycosylation sites. Expression of one such protein has been shown restore the ability of a bacterium to form floc, a type of biofilm.) translates to MRNRVKLNTIIISAIILTFALNSSAIPMWDVDFSGMAEGVAPTLGSAVAGQTNTRPTGVAAAGITVTNNYTAGGVILPGSSAVFSHPSGSENRQLTFVGATADYTAGETFVLSFKALANREETSTIGNTLQLKFRNASNNIFSTVTFRGNGDVLLSTTLGGGTTTFLSVYNHNELMDIEIAFNFADGATGSLALNINGNPVGDLALGAANPLDWGIRDFWFERGGANISFEWALTDIQTIPEPGTSAFLFVGVAGATLIVRRRNKL, encoded by the coding sequence ATGAGAAATAGAGTAAAACTGAATACAATAATCATATCAGCAATTATATTAACATTCGCATTAAATTCTTCAGCAATACCCATGTGGGATGTTGATTTTTCCGGAATGGCAGAGGGAGTAGCGCCCACTTTGGGCTCTGCGGTTGCCGGCCAGACAAACACGAGGCCGACAGGTGTTGCTGCTGCTGGAATTACTGTTACTAATAATTATACTGCCGGCGGAGTAATACTGCCGGGGTCTTCTGCCGTATTTTCACATCCTTCCGGCAGTGAAAATAGGCAGCTTACTTTCGTGGGTGCAACTGCTGATTATACGGCTGGAGAAACATTTGTGTTAAGCTTTAAGGCACTTGCTAACAGAGAAGAAACCAGTACAATAGGAAATACTCTGCAACTTAAATTTCGTAATGCAAGCAATAACATATTTTCAACGGTTACCTTTCGGGGAAATGGAGATGTGCTATTATCAACTACTTTAGGCGGTGGCACCACTACATTTTTGTCTGTCTATAATCATAACGAGCTTATGGATATAGAAATAGCATTTAACTTTGCAGATGGGGCTACCGGCAGCCTGGCGTTAAATATTAACGGCAATCCTGTTGGAGATCTGGCATTGGGCGCAGCGAATCCTCTGGATTGGGGTATTCGCGATTTCTGGTTCGAGCGCGGAGGCGCCAATATATCATTTGAGTGGGCGCTTACGGATATTCAGACAATTCCCGAACCCGGAACGTCGGCGTTTTTATTTGTTGGTGTGGCCGGTGCCACATTGATTGTCAGAAGAAGAAATAAGCTGTAA